From the Pirellulales bacterium genome, the window AAGCCGGCTGACCGCGGCGGTAGGAGCTGTCGAATTCGTTTCCGTTGAGGAGCGTTCCCTTGTAGTGCGCCTTCACGGTGTCGGTTTTTTTGGGCGTTTCGCCTTTGCCGCTTTTCAACACTTTGTATTGCAGCCCGCTGGGCAACGTCTTCACGCCCTCTTTCTTCTTGTTCTGTGCCAGAAAGGCCTTGCCTTCTTCTTTGTTCTTGGCACCCAGCTCGCGCAGCTTGGCAGTGCGCTTTTCCTGGACCAGCTTTTGAATCTCGGGCATGGCGTCCGTGCGGTCCTTTTCGCTCATCGTGGGCTCTTTGCCTTCCATAGCGTCTTTGAAAGCGGCTAACACGATCTCCTCGTCGAGATCGATCCCGATGTCGCTAAACTGAGCGACTTGCTTGCCCAGTTCATAGCCCTGCATATAGCTGAGCGCCTTGAGTAACCGGGCCTCGTCGGCCGTGGTCAGCTTCAGGCCAGTGCCCTTCTTCTTCGGCGCCGGCTTTTCGTCCTGGTCTGCGTCGGCGTCGTCATTGTCGGCCGGCTGCGCGTCAGCCGCGTCGCGCGCTGGCTTGGCGGCGGCCGGCGCGGTGACGTTTTTCTTCTGCGGCGGATCCGCGGCGAAGGCAAAGGCCCCGGCCATCGCCAGCATGAAACATGAAAACAGAAACAATCTCATGAGAGCAGTCCTCTTCTGATAAGGGTTAGGATTCGTCGGCCACGCGCCGCTGCGTGATTTCGATGGCTTTCAGCAGGCCGCGGGCCTTGTTCAACGTTTCTTGATATTCGCTGGCCGGCAGGCTGTCGGCCACGATGCCCGCCCCGGCTTGCACATACGCCCGCTCGCCCTTGAGCACCATCGTTCGCAGGGCGATGCAGGTGTCCATGTTTCCGCTGAAATCGAAGTAACCGACCGCCCCGGCGTAGGGTCCGCGGCGGTGCGGCTCCAGTTCGTCGATGATCTGCATGGCCCGCACCTTGGGCGCGCCCGACACCGTGCCCGCCGGCAGACAGGCCCGCAAAGCATCGAAGGCGTCGCGCCCCTCGGCCAACTGCCCCGTCACATTCGACGTGATATGCATCACGTGGCTATAGCGTTCGATCGTCATCACGTCGGTCAGCTCGACCGATCCGTAGCGGGCCACACGCCCCACGTCGTTGCGGCCCAAGTCGACCAGCATTACGTGTTCGGCACGCTCCTTGGGATCGGCGAGCAATTCTTTCGCCAAGCGGCGATCTTCTTCCTCGGTTTTGCCGCGTTGGCGCGTGCCCGCCAAGGGCCGCACCGTCACTTGGCCATCCACCACGCGCACCAGGATTTCGGGCGAGCTGCCCACCAACGTGGTCTGCGGCAGCCGCAAGTAGAACATGAACGGACTGGGATTGACCACCCTCAGCGTGCGATAAATCTCGAATGGCGGGGCTGCGACGGAGATCTCCAGCCGCTGGCTGAGCACCACCTGAAAGATGTCGCCGGCCCGAATATACTCCAGGCACTTTTCGACCGCCCGCTCGAAGCTCGGCCGGTCGAAGTTCGACTGATATTGGACGTGCGGCTCGCCCCCCAGGTCGATGTCGGCCAGGCACAGCTTGCCTTCGACCGCCGCCAGCCGCGCCACCAGCCGGTCGACCCGCTCGCAGCCCGCGGCATATTCGTCGGCCAAGGCGGCATCGTCGCCACTGACGCGGGCCATCGCCACCACCAGCATCGTCTTGCGCACGTTGTCGAAGACCACCATGTGATCGAAAAAGGCGAAGGCCAGGTCGGGCAACTGGCGGTCGTCGGCCGGCGGATGCGGCAAGTGCTCGGTGTAGCGCACCGTGTCGTAGCCGGCGTAGCCGACCGCGCCACCGCAGAAGGGCGGCAATTCGGCTAGCGTGGCCGCTCTCACCGACGCGATCCGCCGCCGCAGCTCTTCCAGCGGATCGGCCGATTCGAACTCCTCGACACGCGCGGGACCGGCGGCATTCGGCGCCGTGACGACGACGCGCCGCCCCCAGGCCTCGATCAACAGAAAGGGATCGCCGGCCAGAAAGCTGTAGCGGCCCACTTTTTCGCCGCCGATCACGCTTTCGAACAGGCAGGCGCAACTGCCGCTGTCGAGCTTGCGAAAGGCGGTCACGGGCGTGAGCATATCGCCGGCGAGCTGCCGATAGACCGGCACAAGCTGCACGCCCCGCGCGATGCGGCGGAAAGCGTCGAAATCGGGAAAATACATCATGCCGGATCGGCCCACCGCGGCGGGATTGCTCCGGACATCGCTGGCGGCGTATCAAGTCATCGTTCAGGGGCGTAATGCTTCCAGCTTAGCAGCGGGGCGGGGCCAGGGCAACTTGCCGCCGTCGCCCGGCAGCGAAAGTGGCGCCTTTTGAACCGCGATTAACACGGGGTTCCGCCCTATTTCTTCTTGGGCTTGACGAAGAGCGGCTTCAAGGGGAGGGAAAACCCCGGCAGGACGTCGCCGCCGGTCAGGGTCGCGTTTTCGTCGAGCAGGGTTGAAGCGTCTTTGCCGGTAAACACTTCAATGGTCTTTTTGCGCGGCTCCTTCTCCCCGCCTTACTCTTGCCGGCGCCGGCCGTCGGTGTCTTTCCAGGCCAGATGGGCCTCGGCCTCGATTCCCTTGATCCAGGCTCTCTGTACCTCCGCCTGGTCTTCCTGCGCCACCTCGTTGTAAAGCGGAAAGGGATCGGCCAGAAAGCCCGCCCTGAGAACTTCGCGAGCGGGCTCGACGCTGACGACGCGCACCACATAGGCCGCGGTCTGCGGCTGGTTCATCGCCTCGCCGGCCGAACCCACGCTGAGGCTGAACACCTCGCGCATGAAATCGGCGCCCGGCGCCTCGACGCCTTCGACTTCGCTGATCCTGAGCGGCGACCGGTTGTCGGCGTTGGCGCTGCCGCGCGTCAGCCAGGAGAAGGCCGGCGTCTCGGCGACCGTCAGCCCCGCGCGGTCGGCCAACAGATCCTTCAGCGGCTTGCCGGCCTTGTTGGCCTCCTCGGCCAGTTTCTTGGCCTTGGCCACGGCCAGATCGCGGGCCTTCGTCATCTTCCAGGCGCGGAGAACTTTCGAGCGCACGTCGGCGAACTCCGGCACGTACGCATCGACCTCTTCCGTCTTCCACACCAAGTAACGGTTCGCCTCCACGTCCTGCACCGTGGTGCTTTGGAACTTCGCCATGGCCCGATAGGCGATAAACAAGAAGGCCGCGCTCCCCTGATCGCCCCGCGCTTCGGCCAGATCGGGATACTTCTCCTTGAACTCGCGCTGGGTGAGCATGCCCGTCTGCATTTCCGTCAGCCCTTGGGCCTCGGCAAGCTTATCGAGGCCGGGCATCTTGGTTTCGGCCTCATCGGCGTCGAGGTGGCGGCTGAACTTGCGCATTTTGTCGCGCACGACTTGCAGCGCCGCGTCGATCTTCTGGTTCGCCTTCTCGCGGGCCAGCTCTTTGCGGATCTCGTTCTCGACCTTCCACAGCGGCGCGTGTTTGGGATGCGGTCCCTGACGGATGTCTCGCCGCAGCAGGTACTCGTCGGTGATCGGCGGTGCCACGGCTGGGCGCTTCGTGGTCTTGGGCTTTTTGCCGACCGTCGGCTCATCGGGCGACATGGCGGCGGCGCCGTCCTTGTCGGACCCGGCCGGTTTGCCGGTGTCGTGGGGCGATGCGGCGGGCTGCTCGACATCCGGGCTTGGCTTGGTATCGGCGGACGGCTCTTCTTCATCGGCGGCCAGCAGGCCGGCAACTGCCGCCGTCGGACCAGCGAGTAATTCGGCAACGTGACGCTTTGCACGCCATAGCGACGATTGCGGCTTTTTGTTCTCGCCCGCTTTCTTGTCGCCGCCTTGTTCGTCCGTCGGCTTCTGTTCGCCGTCGGTGGCCTCGTCGGTTTTCGCTTTGTCGGCGCCGTCGTCGGCCGGCTTCTCGGCTGGTTCCTTCTCGTCCGACTCCGAAGGCTTTTTCTCCTCGTCCGGCGTAGACTCGTCGTCTTCGTCGGACAGCGCGTATTGGTCCCACAAGTAGCGTGTGTCTTTGAACTTTTCGTAATGCTCTTTGATCTCGTCCTCGGTTACGGCGGCCTCGTCCAAGAACTTCTCGAACTGGGCGACGACGACTTGAAAGGCGGCTTTCTTGGGTTCCTTGAAGCCCGGCGTGGGCGAGGCCGGATCGGGTTCCTGCTCCTTGTGAGCGTCGAAGAACGCTTGCAGGTCTTCCGTCGGCGCGTCGGCCACTTCGCCAATGAAATCTTCGACGCGCACGGGAGCGACTTCCACGCTGGCCCGTTGCTTTTGCCGGCGGTAATAGTCCCAGCGCTGGGCGGGCGTGGATTGCCCGGCGCCGGCAAGCGAAATGTCGCGCAGCCGTTTGGCCATCAGCTCGCCGCGCAGCGCCTCGAATAACTGGGGCTGAGTCGCGCCCAGTTGCTTTACGATGTCGTTGAAGACTTGCGGTTTGATCTGATCGTTCGTGAAGTCGCGGAGGTATTTATTGATGGCGCCGTCGCTGATGACCATCCCCATTCGCCGTGCGCGCTCGTCGAGCACCCACATTTCGACGACCGCTTCTTCCGTCGCGGGGCCAAACACGCGAGCGGCAATCTGCTGTGCGAAGATCTCGGCAAAATTGGCCGGCATCTTCGCTCCCGCAGTCCAGCACTCGGCCAGAAAATTGATGGCCAGCCGGCGGCGGTTCATCAACTGCCGCACTTCGCTGTCGCGGAGTGCGTGGTCGTAAGCCGTGGCCACGACCGGATCTTGCGATTGCTGCATGCGGTCCGAATCCATCGACACCAGGCCGCCGACGGAGAACCCCACCATGCACATGATCGCCAACAGCGCGTACATGGCTTTTTGGTGCTTGCGGAATACATTGAAGGGCGACGACATCTTGACAGCCAGGTAGGGCAAATACTAATGAGTGAACGAAACCACGCGAACTTCCGTGGCGGTGCATTTTAGGCCGTGTTGACGTAAATGCAATCCCAAGAACGAAGTAGGACGCCTCGAACCACCCTTTTCAATGGCTAAAAAGCATGGCTAAACGCACCTCCAAACCCACGGGCACCTCGCGTGCCGCGCCAAAAAACGCCGGCGGCAAGTCGCTGGTGATCGTCGAATCGCCCGCCAAGGCACGCACCATCAGCGGCTTTTTGGGCCGCGAGTTCGTCATCGAAGCCAGCATCGGCCACGTGCGCGATCTGCCGCAAGGTGCAAAGCAAATGCCGGCGGAATTGAAGAAAGAAACCTGGGCCTACCTGGGTGTGAACGTCAACGACAATTTCAGCCCGGTCTACATCGTGCCGCCCGGCAAGACCGAGCAGGTCCGCAAGCTTCGCGGGCTGGTGAAAGACGCCAAAGAACTCTACCTGGCCACGGACGAAGACCGCGAAGGCGAGGCCATAAGCTGGCACCTGCTCGAGCTGCTCAAGCCCAAGGTGCCCGTGCGACGGCTGGTGTTTCACGAAATCACCAAAGAGGCCATCCAAGAAGCCCTGGCCCACCCGCGCGACATCGACGACGACCTGGTCCGGGCACAAGAGACGCGCCGCATCCTCGACCGGCTTTACGGCTATGAAGTCTCGCCGCTCTTGTGGCGGAAGGTGCGGCCCAAGCTGTCGGCCGGCCGCGTGCAAAGCGTGGCCGTCAAGCTGATCGTGGAGCGCGAGAAGCAGAGGATGGCGTTCGTCGCCGCCACCTACTGGGACCTGCTTGGCCTGTTCGCCAAACAGACCGGCCAGGAGCTGGAAGCCGGCATCGTCAGCTATCAGGGCCAGCAGATTCCGGCGACCAAAGATTTCGATCCGGCCACCGGCAAGCTCAAGGATCCGTCGCTGCTGCTCTTGAATGAACAGCAGGTGGCCGACCTGGCCCGGCGGCTGCGGCAAGCCGAGTTTCACGTCGCTTCGGTTGAAACCACGCCGTATACCTCGAAGCCGTATCCGCCCTTTACCACCAGCACGCTGCAACAAGAAGCGAACCGCAAGCTCGGCTTCACGGCGCGACGCACGATGCAGGCCGCCCAAAGCCTCTACGAGAACGGCCACATCACCTACATGCGCACCGACTCGACGAACTTGGCCAAGGTGGCGATCGACGCCGCCCGCGAGTTGGTCGAGGCGCAGTACGGCCGCGAATATCTGCCCAGCCAGCCGCGGATTTACGCGACCAAGGTGAAGAACGCCCAGGAGGCGCACGAGGCGATCCGCCCGGCCGGGCATCCGTTTGCCATGCCTGAAGCATTGCGGGCCGAACTTTCCCCCGACGAATTCAAGCTCTACGACCTGATCTGGAAGCGGACGATCGCCAGCCAGATGGCCGACGCGCGCGGGCGGCGGATCACGGTGGCCATCGAGGGCGGCGAAGCGGTGTTCAAGGTGGGCGGCAAGACGATCGACTTCGCAGGTTATCTGCGGGCCTACGTGGAAGGCTCCGACGATCCCGAAGCCGAGCTGGCCGACCGCGAGACGGTGTTGCCCTCGGTCGAAGTGGGCGAGAAGGTCGACTGCCGCGAGTTGGAGACGAAGTCGCACACCACGCAGCCGCCCAGCCGCTACAACGAGGCCACGCTCACCCGTGCCCTGGAAGAAATGGGCATCGGCCGGCCCAGCACTTACGCGTCGATCATCGACACGATTCTGGCCCGCGACTACGTGTTCAAACGCGGCAACGCACTGGTGCCCACGTGGACCGCGATTGCCGTGGCCCAGTTGCTCGAAGGGCACTTGCCCAAGCTGGTCGATTACCAGTTCACGGCCCAGATGGAAGACGATCTCGACGCCATCAGCCGCGGCGAGCAAAAGTCGGTCGACTATCTGAGCAACTTTTATTTCGGCAACGGCCAGGACGGCCTGAAGAAGCAACTCGAGCACAAGGTCGAGGTGATCAACGCCCGCGAGGTGTGCCAGGTGTTGGTGGGCACGCCGGACGGGGCCGAGCCGGTTTATGTGCGGGTCGGCAAGTTCGGCCCCTACGTGCAACAGGGCGAGCGCCGGGCCAGCGTTCCCGACGGCTTTCCGCCCGACGAGTTGACGCTCGACAAGGCGATGGAAATGCTGGGCCAGGCCGCGCAGGCCGAGGAGCCGTTGGGCATCTGCCCGCAGACGCACAAGCCGGTGTTTCTCAAGACCGGGCGGTTTGGCCCTTACGTGCAGCGCGGCACGCCCGACGACGAAGAGAAGCCGCGGAACGCCTCGTTGCTCAAGGGGATGCGCCCCGAAGAAATCACGCTGGAAACGGCGCTCAAGTTGTTGTCGTTGCCGCGCGAGCTGGGCCCGCATCCTGACGGCTCTTCTATGGCCGGGCAAGCGGTGGTGGTGAGCAACGGCCGATTCGGTCCGTACGTGAAGTGCGGACCGGAGACGCGTTCGTTGCCGGCCGACGTCTCGCCCCTGGAAGTCAGCCTCGATCGGGCCTTGGCCTTGCTGGCGGAGCCCAAGAAGGCCCGCCGCGGCTTTGGCGCGCCGCAGGAACCGTTGCGAGTTTTGGGCGATTCGCCGGCGACGAAGCAGCCGATCCGACTGTTGCAGGGCCGCTACGGGCTGTATGTGGCCGATGGCACGAGCAACGCTTCGTTGCCCAAGGGCCTGATGCCGGAGGAACTGACGCTGGACCGTGCCGTCGAGCTTCTGGCCGAGCGAGCGGCGCGTGGGCCCGTGAAGCGTCCGGTCCGCCGCGGCCGCACCGGGCAGACCTCGACCGCCGGCAACGGCGGGCCGAAGGCCAAGCGGCCGGCAAAAAAAACCAAGAAAGCGGCGGTTAAGAAGAAGCCGAAGAAGTAAACGTGCTCGATCCGGTCGGCCTCCTCCAATTGCTGCGCGCTCCCGACGGCGTGGGAGTCCGGCGGGATGGCAACGCGGCGACTTGCTCGCAAACGCTGGGCACAGCTATACTTCACGCGGCCAAGAACGAAACGGCCGATCGCCGACAGGTTTCGCCCATGCTCGACCGAAAATTCATTGTCGAAAACGCGGACGCGGTGAAGGAGAACTGCCGGCGGCGCGGCGTGCAGGCCGACGTCGACCGCCTGCTCGAACTCGACGCCGCGCGGCGAGACAAACAGGCCCAGGTTGAAGACCTCAATCGCCGGGCCAACGAGGTCTCCAAGTCGATCGGCAAGGCCCAAGACGCCGCCGAGCGCGAGTCGCGAAAAAACGAAGGCCGCGAGTTGCGCGACCAGACCGCCGCCGCCCAGACCGCGCTCGACGCCCTTCTGGGAGAAATCGACGTCATCCAGCGCGGCATTCCCAACATGTCGCACCCCCAGGCGCCGCCGGGCGCGGGCGACGAGGCCGCCGTCGAGGTGCGCCGCGGCAAGACGCCGCACCGCGAGTTCGATTTCAGGCCGCTCGATCACGTCGAGCTGGGCGAACGGCTGGGCCTGATGGATTTCGAAGGAGGGGCCAAAGTCACCGGGCACGGATTCTATTTCCTCAAGAACGAGGCCGTGCTCTTGGAGTTGGCCCTGCAACGCTACGCGCTCGACCTGCTGCTGGCCGAGGGTTTTACGCCCACGATCACGCCCGACCTGGCCCGCAACGAAATCCTGCAAGGCATCGGCTACATTCCGCGCGGCCCGGAGACGCAAATCTACAGCATTGCCGACAGCGACCTGAGCCTGGTGGCGACAGCCGAAATTACGCTGGGCGGTCTGCTGGCCGACACGGTTCTGGAGGCCGAGGAGTTGCCGATCAAGATGTGCGGCATCAGCCATTGCTATCGCACCGAGGCGGGCGCTCACGGCCGGGCCACGCGCGGACTTTATCGCGTCCACCAATTCACCAAGGTCGAGATGTTCGCCTTCACGGCCCCGGAAGAAAGCGAGGCGACGCTCGATTATTTTTGCGGGCTGGAATGCCGGCTGTTTGACGGGCTGGAGATTCCTTACCGCGTGATCGACACGGCCACGGGCGACCTGGGCGGTCCGGCCTATCGCAAGTTCGACTTGGAGGCCTGGATGCCCGGCCGGGGAGAGCGCGGGGAGTTCGGCGAGGTCACCAGCACGTCGAACTGCACCGACTACCAGGCGCGGCGGTTGGGTGTCCGCTATCGCCGGAAGGGCGAAAAGGGAACCTCGTTCGTCCACACGCTCAACGGCACGGCGGTGGCGATCAGCCGCGCGTTGATCGCCGTGTTGGAGAACCATCAGCAGGCCGACGGTTCCGTGTTGCTTCCCGCCGCCTTGCGGCCGCTGGTCGGCAAAGAGCGCATCGTTCGCCCGTAACGTGGACCCTGTGACTTAGTCGCGCCGCATCTCTGCCTCCACCTTGACCGCGCCGTCGTGTAGAATGGCACTGTGGCGGATACTCTTTTCCAGAATGGGAGAATCAACACATGCCCACACTGGTCATCGAAAACGTGCCGGTATCGCTTTACGACCGAATTCAGCATCTGGCGAAGAGCCGGCAGCGGACGCCGGCGGATACCGTCCTCGAAGTGCTGGAGACGGCGTTTCGCAGCACGACGCCGACCCTCACGGAAGGGCCCTTGCCGCAGGAGCCGTTCTTGACGCAGGAGATTTGCGCCCCGTTCAACCTGCCGTGGCCGAAAGGCGAGCGTGTTGTTCCGATCGAGATCGCCGAGTACATTCCCACAGCTCACGACTTGCCGGAATAAGTAATGTTCACCATTCCTGCTTTGAGCGACGTCTTGACGCAAGGCGATGTTCTGGACGACTGTCCGCTGGTCCGTTTGAGCGCCGATTCAATACCAGCCGATCCACGTGCCATGGCGGTAGAACGATGGTTGGCTCGCGTCATCGTCCTGACCCAGGCATGCGACCTGGCGCAACCAAAAACCGACCTCGTTCTTGTGGCGCCCGTTCGCGACGTCGGGAAGTTAGTTGAACAAGGCGTGTTGAAGGGGAACGTCGTTCGCGATCATGTGCGCCGTCATTTGGTTTTCGGCTGGTACTTCATGCCCGCGGCGGCCACCCCGATCTCACTGCCGGAATCGCTGATCGACCTGCGCGACGTCCATTCGGTTCCGCGCGCCGTACTCGAGCAATTGATTGGCGGCGGCAAACGGATTGCGAGCCTGGTGCCCCCTTACCGCGAGCACTTGGCGCAGCATTTCGCCGTCACGTACATGCGCGTCGCTTTGCCGGAACCGTACGCGACGCAACCGTGAGGGTTCTCTATAAGTTGCTGTACTTGACGCGGGTGGCAATGAACTATCATCGGTGGCGGGGTCCCGGTGCGCGGGGAGCCGAGATCGAATAGCTGGGCCGCCTTCTTCGGAGACGCCCCCTCTTGACACTGTTATATGACAGTGTAATATATGGGCATGCAGCCGCGATGGAAGATTGCTGAATTGGCGGAGGTGGCGGGCAGGGCGCTGGCGAACGCCGGACAACACGAACAGCCCTCGGCCAGGGTGCGCGATGTGCCGGACCTGCGGACCATCCGCTATTACACCACGCTGGGAATTCTCGACCGGCCGCTGGAGATGCAGGGACGCACGGCCTACTATGGCCGGCGGCACCTCTGGCAGTTGCTGGCCATCAAACGCTTGCAGGCCGAAGGGGCCACGCTGGTCCAGATTCAAGAGCGGCTCGCCGGGG encodes:
- a CDS encoding FKBP-type peptidyl-prolyl cis-trans isomerase, with amino-acid sequence MRLFLFSCFMLAMAGAFAFAADPPQKKNVTAPAAAKPARDAADAQPADNDDADADQDEKPAPKKKGTGLKLTTADEARLLKALSYMQGYELGKQVAQFSDIGIDLDEEIVLAAFKDAMEGKEPTMSEKDRTDAMPEIQKLVQEKRTAKLRELGAKNKEEGKAFLAQNKKKEGVKTLPSGLQYKVLKSGKGETPKKTDTVKAHYKGTLLNGNEFDSSYRRGQPASFPVNRVIPGWTEALQLMKVGDKWQLFIPSGLAYGEQGAGNGGIPPNATLVFEVELLGVEKGNPSLPTLK
- the trpE gene encoding anthranilate synthase component I — translated: MMYFPDFDAFRRIARGVQLVPVYRQLAGDMLTPVTAFRKLDSGSCACLFESVIGGEKVGRYSFLAGDPFLLIEAWGRRVVVTAPNAAGPARVEEFESADPLEELRRRIASVRAATLAELPPFCGGAVGYAGYDTVRYTEHLPHPPADDRQLPDLAFAFFDHMVVFDNVRKTMLVVAMARVSGDDAALADEYAAGCERVDRLVARLAAVEGKLCLADIDLGGEPHVQYQSNFDRPSFERAVEKCLEYIRAGDIFQVVLSQRLEISVAAPPFEIYRTLRVVNPSPFMFYLRLPQTTLVGSSPEILVRVVDGQVTVRPLAGTRQRGKTEEEDRRLAKELLADPKERAEHVMLVDLGRNDVGRVARYGSVELTDVMTIERYSHVMHITSNVTGQLAEGRDAFDALRACLPAGTVSGAPKVRAMQIIDELEPHRRGPYAGAVGYFDFSGNMDTCIALRTMVLKGERAYVQAGAGIVADSLPASEYQETLNKARGLLKAIEITQRRVADES
- a CDS encoding SurA N-terminal domain-containing protein; amino-acid sequence: MPYLAVKMSSPFNVFRKHQKAMYALLAIMCMVGFSVGGLVSMDSDRMQQSQDPVVATAYDHALRDSEVRQLMNRRRLAINFLAECWTAGAKMPANFAEIFAQQIAARVFGPATEEAVVEMWVLDERARRMGMVISDGAINKYLRDFTNDQIKPQVFNDIVKQLGATQPQLFEALRGELMAKRLRDISLAGAGQSTPAQRWDYYRRQKQRASVEVAPVRVEDFIGEVADAPTEDLQAFFDAHKEQEPDPASPTPGFKEPKKAAFQVVVAQFEKFLDEAAVTEDEIKEHYEKFKDTRYLWDQYALSDEDDESTPDEEKKPSESDEKEPAEKPADDGADKAKTDEATDGEQKPTDEQGGDKKAGENKKPQSSLWRAKRHVAELLAGPTAAVAGLLAADEEEPSADTKPSPDVEQPAASPHDTGKPAGSDKDGAAAMSPDEPTVGKKPKTTKRPAVAPPITDEYLLRRDIRQGPHPKHAPLWKVENEIRKELAREKANQKIDAALQVVRDKMRKFSRHLDADEAETKMPGLDKLAEAQGLTEMQTGMLTQREFKEKYPDLAEARGDQGSAAFLFIAYRAMAKFQSTTVQDVEANRYLVWKTEEVDAYVPEFADVRSKVLRAWKMTKARDLAVAKAKKLAEEANKAGKPLKDLLADRAGLTVAETPAFSWLTRGSANADNRSPLRISEVEGVEAPGADFMREVFSLSVGSAGEAMNQPQTAAYVVRVVSVEPAREVLRAGFLADPFPLYNEVAQEDQAEVQRAWIKGIEAEAHLAWKDTDGRRRQE
- the topA gene encoding type I DNA topoisomerase translates to MAKRTSKPTGTSRAAPKNAGGKSLVIVESPAKARTISGFLGREFVIEASIGHVRDLPQGAKQMPAELKKETWAYLGVNVNDNFSPVYIVPPGKTEQVRKLRGLVKDAKELYLATDEDREGEAISWHLLELLKPKVPVRRLVFHEITKEAIQEALAHPRDIDDDLVRAQETRRILDRLYGYEVSPLLWRKVRPKLSAGRVQSVAVKLIVEREKQRMAFVAATYWDLLGLFAKQTGQELEAGIVSYQGQQIPATKDFDPATGKLKDPSLLLLNEQQVADLARRLRQAEFHVASVETTPYTSKPYPPFTTSTLQQEANRKLGFTARRTMQAAQSLYENGHITYMRTDSTNLAKVAIDAARELVEAQYGREYLPSQPRIYATKVKNAQEAHEAIRPAGHPFAMPEALRAELSPDEFKLYDLIWKRTIASQMADARGRRITVAIEGGEAVFKVGGKTIDFAGYLRAYVEGSDDPEAELADRETVLPSVEVGEKVDCRELETKSHTTQPPSRYNEATLTRALEEMGIGRPSTYASIIDTILARDYVFKRGNALVPTWTAIAVAQLLEGHLPKLVDYQFTAQMEDDLDAISRGEQKSVDYLSNFYFGNGQDGLKKQLEHKVEVINAREVCQVLVGTPDGAEPVYVRVGKFGPYVQQGERRASVPDGFPPDELTLDKAMEMLGQAAQAEEPLGICPQTHKPVFLKTGRFGPYVQRGTPDDEEKPRNASLLKGMRPEEITLETALKLLSLPRELGPHPDGSSMAGQAVVVSNGRFGPYVKCGPETRSLPADVSPLEVSLDRALALLAEPKKARRGFGAPQEPLRVLGDSPATKQPIRLLQGRYGLYVADGTSNASLPKGLMPEELTLDRAVELLAERAARGPVKRPVRRGRTGQTSTAGNGGPKAKRPAKKTKKAAVKKKPKK
- the serS gene encoding serine--tRNA ligase produces the protein MLDRKFIVENADAVKENCRRRGVQADVDRLLELDAARRDKQAQVEDLNRRANEVSKSIGKAQDAAERESRKNEGRELRDQTAAAQTALDALLGEIDVIQRGIPNMSHPQAPPGAGDEAAVEVRRGKTPHREFDFRPLDHVELGERLGLMDFEGGAKVTGHGFYFLKNEAVLLELALQRYALDLLLAEGFTPTITPDLARNEILQGIGYIPRGPETQIYSIADSDLSLVATAEITLGGLLADTVLEAEELPIKMCGISHCYRTEAGAHGRATRGLYRVHQFTKVEMFAFTAPEESEATLDYFCGLECRLFDGLEIPYRVIDTATGDLGGPAYRKFDLEAWMPGRGERGEFGEVTSTSNCTDYQARRLGVRYRRKGEKGTSFVHTLNGTAVAISRALIAVLENHQQADGSVLLPAALRPLVGKERIVRP